Below is a window of Dermochelys coriacea isolate rDerCor1 chromosome 25, rDerCor1.pri.v4, whole genome shotgun sequence DNA.
CAGCTGTTCTGGGGCACCAGGCGTGTTTGCTGGACTGCCCGAGGCTGAGCCAACTGGCACTTTCTGCTCCCCTTCCTTAAACTTGCATCACGTGATTCTTACCATGCCAAAGGCCTGGCCCCTGTACTTCCTGCATCCTTGGGCTCTGCTCAGTCAGGGACAGATCCCACTGGCCCTGCACCCGGGGAGGGCCCTTGGAAAGCTGAGGGGGGTAACTCTGCTGCACactggggagcagcagccaggTCCCTGCGTTACTTGGGGGCTCagagaattaatttttaaaattaggctGAACTAATGGCAACTCTGCTGAGCAACACAAagccatgggtgaaatcctggccctgggGAAGTCCATGGGTGTTTTGCCactgcagtggggccaggatgtTACCCTAGGAGTCGGCAGCCATTCTGCCCTGGCTGGTTGCATGCTCTCCTACCCCAGTGTGCTGTTCTGTTCTGTGGGGTCACCGTGGGACCACACATTCCTGGAAAAAGTCTGAATTCCAGGCTGAGGTTTAGTGCTCTCCTTCAGTGTATTTCCACTGTCTTGCCTCCGAGCACCGGGGATATGGATATGGGGCAAACCCGGGGATATGGGGCTAGCACAGAGAACCTGCAGCGATAGCTCCCCTGATCTGGTCTCAGTGACAGGGCAGAGGCAGAGCCCTGGCAATGCCAGGAGACAGGCAAGGCTGGCAGACTGCATCAGCCTTAGACTTGTGTTACAGGCGCTCGGCCCATATGAGAATGTTCCTTTGCACATACACAAAAGATGTCAGGCAGCTGAGCCATGTGTCAGCCCTGCACATGCACTGGGATTCCTGGAGGGTTGATCTGGAGTTGTGTGTAGACATATCTATTTGTCCAGGCCTGCTATTTTGGAGTGGCTCAGAACAGCTCGACCCACCAAGGCGTTTTGGTCTGGAAAATCATGCTTTGAAATAGCAGAGACATTGTACTTAAGTTGGCCAGATAGCTGCTGTTTGAGCGCGCTGATTCCCTATACACTGGAGTGGGGCCAAGCTCTGGTATGACAAGGGCTGCTGTGGCTGCAATGTGTGCCGCCCTATGGCAACCCAATTACAGAGCCCACACAAAACGAGGCCACAATTAGCTTCACAGAGCCTGTCGCAATGTGAGAACGAAAACAACGTCCAAGCAAGTTGGAACAGCATGAAACCCAGGGCAATGAAAACAGCTGCCTCTGTAAAAGGAAGAGCACGTACCATCCGCGCTGTGCTGCTCAGAGGTGAGTGTCCTTGACTAAGCAGAACACTAGGCACCAAACACTCCCCCGctctctgtcactgactcactttGTGGCCTTGGCTAGGTCAGTTAATCTCTGTCCCATGTCTGTACAATGGAGATTAGCCCCAGACCAATCACCGGCCACACACACAAGTGCGGAGGATTTGCACTGGTATGGTGTATGGAGGATCcacagggtatgtctgcactggtGCTGggaacaagcctcccagcccgggcAGACAGACTCGCATTCACTTGGCCTGCgctaacatgctaaaaacagcagcgtGGACATTGCAGTTTGGGCAGCCGCTTGGGCTAGCACCTGAGCTCAGACTTAGGGGGTTTGGGTGAGTTGGAGCATCCGAGCTGCAATGTCCACACGGCTATTTGTAGTGCACTAACTCGTGTCTGGGACGCTCGCTCGCCACTGCGGGATGGCCATCCTGGAGCGTTCACAATGCCAGAGACCGTGGCACATCCCATAAGCCTGCCTTAGCTATTCTGTCTTTGGATCTAGATTGCTGAAAGACGTACACCCGTTGCCGAATATGCTAGGGGCATCCACGGACATTAAAAACTACAGTTAATCACCTTGCACGTTCCACGTGGTCCTGCCAACAACTTGCTGTGAAAAAGCCATTCCTGAACTTTACAGCTATTGAACGTAGAAACTCAGAGGCAGCTTCCCCAACCGGTAACCTGAGCCACAAGCCTTAACGCCCTGCCCACATGGCCAGACTCAGGCAAAGGCCTCGCACCATGCCCCAAGGTTAGCAAACGTGGGCTCTGGGGGCCAGCAGGGAAGCAAGAGGCAGAGTCAAGGGGCCTCTGTTGAGAATGGCCTGTCAGCAGCTGCCAGATGTTCACATCTAGGGTCTGAGAGCGGGAGCACCTCCGCTGACCTTGGCAGCGCAGGGGGACAGAGGCGGTACTTAGAGCCCAAACCATATAAGGCCATAAAGCTCCTCTGGGAGACTTTCTGTGCTGAAAGGCCTGGGGCTGAATTGTAGTGGGGCCCCACTGACGAGCAGAAATTGGTTCTGTGATGGGTGAGAGAGGAGTCCTTTAGCACCTGATGTTTTCTGAGCACTCTACAGTCAGGATATTCAGCAGCAGGCTGGGCCGTAAGGCCAGAGGGGACAGATTAAACTGCAAGAGGACTCCCAACAAATGTCCTCAGAAAGCTCTGATTGCCCTTGGGGGGCAGAGCTCaacagccctggggctcacttcGGGTTTGTGTCTTAGGTCAGCTCATGCTTCAGCATTTCAGCCAGCCACCTGCAGGGCTCGGGAAGGGATCCCCCCAAGGGgattctgggggaggagggttgagctccttcctctgaagcatcacagggatggctctggctggagatgggacattggacgggcagggctgggctctggggtgacACTGAGCATTCTGTCTCTCAGGTGctgggctggctggttcttgctcacgtgctcagggtctaattagTCACCATGTGTGGGGTCAGGCAGGAATTTTCCCCCAGTCCATGTGTTTGTGCCAAATCATGGTCTGGTGAGGGGAAGGGCTGTGTACAATAATTTATTgccaataaatacaaaattaaattaaaatattggtGACGGTCTGAGTGCCACTGCCCTCTGCCTGCTGGAAGCCAGCCACCCCTGCTGCCTGGGTTGCTATGCAGATTCCTTTAGGGCACAAACATCACCAGTTTGGGCAGGAATAAACTTGTATTAGCTGGTGAGGGTTTGTATGAACCCAGATCTGCCACTCAAGCTTCTACGTGCTTGGAAAAGAGGCCAGGCCTCCCCGAAACCCTTGTGGAGGAAAAGGGCTGCCTCCACCCCTACCTATCTGAATGCTGTTTCTGTTTTTCATCCCCAAACTAGTTACACTTCATTTTTAATAGAGCCCTGTAATATTAACCCTTCGCTGCCTCATCTTGCACTCCAGCACAGGCACAAACAGCACAGAGCCAACATCTCAGCTTTGGGCTTTGTGAATTTCTGAGGTGGAGCAGGTCCGGGGAGCCCGCTGATTCTGACTGGGCATTTTGCTGTCACCCTCAGGGTTCCTGGATTGAGGATTTTGATTGCAGAGAGGAGCATAGAAAAGATATGTGCAAAACTTTGGAATACAGAAACTTTTAAGAAAATGCTCATTTGGCCACTGATTCTGTGGAAGTGGCCAAGTCGGGATATGCTTTCAGTTCATTTCCAACGTGGTCCCCCTTGGTGCTGCATTAACCCTCTGTTGAACACACAACTCTCCAGGAACATCCCCCCATCCCAAAAGACCTTGCATTGGGGCAACTGCTTCCAGTCAAGCAGAGGCACATGACAAAAGCAGGGCCGCTCCTTGGGGGCTGCACATACTGTCTCTGCAGCAACCCCAGTGCTCCTCTGGGGTGCAGAGGGATTTTGCTCCCTCTATCTCCTTGAGTCAGGGGAGCAAATACAAACTTGTTTAAATGAAAGAAGTTCAGTTGCTTTTCCATAGTCATCTGCTTGTGACATCCTTCTGCAGCACCCATGGTGAACTGATCTCTTACCATctggtcacaaaaagaaaaggagtacttgtggcaccttagagactaacaaatttattagagcataagctttcgtgagctacagctcacatcatcggatgcatctaaatgtatccgatgaagtgagctgtagctcacaaaagcttatgctctaataaatttgttagtctttaaggtgccacaagtcctccttttctttttgcgaatacagactaacatggctgctactctgacatctggtcacaattaatgATAAAGTAGTAAATCGTTCTCCAGCCCAACCGGTATCTACAGATACTGAATGGGGGAATCACAATAGTCTCAGATTTTTTCTATTCTTATCGCAAATGGCAAAGGCCTATCTTGGTTTCCAGCAAGTAGGGAGTTAATTCTCTGTTTGGCCCCCACCCAGGTGTTTCAGATGAAGTAAGGAGGCAGGCTGGGGAACTGAAGGCCCAATCAGGAAATGGTCTATAAAGCAGCTGACAGCCTCAGCCAGAAGCCTGAATGCTGACCCTGGAGTTAGAAGGCTGCTGTGCAGGGAAGGTGGGTTACTCTGGTATGAGGTGATGCTCAAAAGCTGAAAACTGAAGCTTTGGTGAAAACTCTTAGTGAGTGAATGGTTTGTTTTGCCACTGAGCTAGCTGACCCTGCCTGTTTGCACAAATGGGTATTTTCTGGGGTAATTTTATATGGAGCTTTAATTGCTCTGTTCTTAAGGGACTGCTGAAATCTCAgctcttcctcccagctccctcctttccagttttattttatttttaaacttaaaaatcaAATACCCTCCCCCTCCAACTGCATCCAACTAGGTAACTGCATGTCCCTAGACCTCCTCCCCCAGAATCAGCCTGTAATGAACAAGTGCCTGCCCTGAACCACCACATGGCTTCCCAGCATGGCAACAGTTCAGTGTAGTCTTCATTTATACCAATGTGTTACCATGGAGAAGGTAAATTTAAGTCAAAACATCCCCTCTGCTAAGGTGAGGTTTGGATTTGACTGTAGGGCACCTGCTTCCCCCTTGACAGGTGAGGAGGGGACCTGCCATTGATGCTGGGTACTCAATGGGGGCCTGATGCCGAGAGGAGCTGCCCCACTGCTTGGGGAAACtaatggggtgcaggagggacaGGTTCAGTCCTGGGGGGCTGCAACCCCTTGGTGTcattgtgggggggggctctgctgggTGGTGTGGGTGCtaatggggtgcaggagggatagGTCCAGTCCTGGGGGGCTGCAGCCCCTTAGTGTCATTGTGGGGGGCTCCCAGAGGGTGGGTGCAGGCGGGACAGGGCCAGGTCGAGTCCTGGGGGGGGCTCCCAGAGGGCGGGTGCAGGCGGGACAGGGCCAGGTCGAGTCCTGGGGGGGGCTCCCAGAGGGCGGGTGCAGGCGGGACAGGGCCAGgtcgagtcctgggggggggctccCAGAGGGCGGGTGCAGGCGGGACAGGGCCAGgtcgagtcctgggggggggctccCAGAGGGCGGGTGCAGGCGGGACAGGGCCAGgtcgagtcctgggggggggctccCAGAGGGCGGGTGCAGGCGGGACAGGGCCAGgtcgagtcctgggggggggctccCAGAGGGCGGGTGCAGGCGGGACAGGGCCAGgtcgagtcctgggggggggctccCAGAGGGCGGGTGCAGGCGGGACAGGGCCAGGTCGAGTCCGGGGGGGGGCTCCCAGAGGGCGGGTGCAGGCGGGACAGGGCCAGgtcgagtcctgggggggggctccCAGAGGGCGGGTGCAGGCGGGACAGGGCCAGgtcgagtcctgggggggggctccCAGAGGGCGGGTGCAGGCGGGACAGGGCCAGGTCGAGTCCTGGGGGGGGCTCCCAGAGGGCGGGTGCAGGCGGGACAGGGCCAGgtcgagtcctggggggggggctcccagaGGGCGGGTGCAGGCGGGACAGGGCCAGGTCGAGTCCTGGGGGGGGCTCCAGCGGGCGGGTGCAGGCGGGACAGGGCCAGGTCGAGTCCTGGGGGGGGCTCCAGCGGGCGGGTGCAGGCGGGACAGGGCCAGGTCGAGTCCTGGGGGGCTCCAGCGGGCGGGTGCAGGCGGGACAGGGCCAGgtcgagtcctgggggggggctccCAGAGGGCGGGTGCAGGCGGGACAGGGCCAGGTCGAGTCCTGGGGGGCTCCAGCGGGCGGGTGCAGGCGGGACAGGGCCAGgtcgagtcctgggggggggctccCAGAGGGCGGGTGCAGGCGGGACAGGGCCAGGTCGAGTCCTGGGGGGCTCCAGCGGGCGGGTGCAGGCGGGACAGGGCCAGGTCGAGTCCTGGGGGGCTCCAGCGGGCGGGTGCAGGCGGGACAGGGCCAGgtcgagtcctggggggggggctcccagcGGGCGGGTGCAGGCGGGACAGGGCCAGGTCGAGTCCTGGGGGGGGCTCCCAGAGGGCGGGTGCAGGCGGGACAGGGCCAGGTCGAGTCCTGGGGGGCTCCAGCGGGCGGGTGCAGGCGGGACAGGGCCAGgtcgagtcctgggggggggctccCAGAGGGCGGGTGCAGGCGGGACAGGGCCAGGTCGAGTCCTGGGGGGGCTCCAGCGGGCGGGTGCAGGCGGGACAGGGCCAGGTCGAGTCCTGGGGGGCTCCAGCGGGCGGGTGCAGGCGGGACAGGGCCAGGTCGAGTCCTGGGGGGCTCCAGCGGGCGGGTGCAGAGGGGGTGCAGGCGGGCTGACCGGGTCCTGCCCAGCCTCGCAGGGTGACGCGGTTTGGCAGGAGGCTGGATCCCCGgcgcagcagctgctgcctggggcGGGCTCAGCGCCAGGCGCGGCAGCTCCCCGCGCGCCGACATCTACCCCGGGCCGGGCCCGCGCGCCAAgcccccgaggccccgccccctatGACATCAACCCAGGAGGCTCCGCGCTGTTGTGCCGTTTACAGGCCGGTCGCCATGGTCACGGGGGCgccggtggggggggaggggcgtggTGGCCGTGCCCCGCCCCCCTGCGACTGTGCCCCGACGAGAACGTCATCTGCAGCCAATCCCGGCCGCACGCGGTGACCTCATCGGGCTGGCGCTGGGTATTTAAGGCGGCGCGGGGCGCCCCCCCCGACGCGTGTGTGCGAGAGCGCGGAGCGCAGCGCGGGCCGCGTCCAGCCTGTGACGCCCGGGGCCGCTGCAGCCGGAGCGGGACCGACCCGCGCCCCCCCCACGGGGGCACCCCCAGCGGGACCGACCCCCCCAGCGCCGCCTCCTGCAGCCGGCGCCGGAGGCTCGGCCCGGCGCCCCGCGGCCGCGGCCGCAGCCGCCCGGCGCCCCCCGCAGCCGGCGGGGGAGGATGGAAACACCCTTCTACCATGACGATGTGTTGAGCGCCTCGGCCCCGTCccgcggcggcagcagcagcggcCTCCCCCGGCCCTTCCCCGGCGGCAGCATGATGAAGAAGGACGGGCTCGGGCTCAGCGACCAGGTGGTGGCCACCCTGAAGGCGCCCGGCCAGCCGCTCCACCCGCTGCGGGGCGCGGCCGGCGGCGGGGGCGAGGGCCCGGCCCTGCTGAGCTCCGCCGAGCTGGGGCTGCTGAAGCTGGGCTCGCCCGAGCTCGAGCGGCTCATCATCCAGTCCAACGGGCTGGTCACCACCACGCCGACCAGCAGCCAGTTCCTCTACCCCAAGGTGACGGCCAGCGAGGAGCAGGAGTTCGCCGAGGGCTTCGTCAAGGCGCTGGAGGACCTGCACAAGCAGAACCAGCTGGGGGCGGGCGGCGGCGCGGCCGGGGGGCCGCCCGGGGACCTGCCCCCCGCCGCCAGCCTggcccagccgccgccgccgccgccccccgaGCCGCCGGTCTACGCCAACCTGAGCAGCTACCCCGGCACGACGGTGAACTACGCCACCGAGACCGTGCCCTACCCGCCGCCGCCCGGGCTGGGGGGCGCCCCGCCGCATCCGCGCCTCCAGCCGCCGCTCAAGGACGAGCCGCAGATCGTGCCCGAGGTGCCCAGCTTCGGCGAGAGCCCGCCGCTGTCGCCCATCGACATGGACACGCAGGAGCGCATCAAGGCGGAGCGCAAGCGGCTGCGGAACCGCATCGCCGCCTCCAAGTGCCGCAAGAGGAAGCTGGAGCGGATCTCGCGGCTGGAGGAGAAGGTGAAGAGCCTCAAGAGCCAGAACACCGAGCTGGCCTCCACCGCCAGCCTGCTGCGCGAGCAGGTGGCGCAGCTCAAGCAGAAGGTGCTGAGCCACGTCAACAGCGGCTGCCAGCTCCTGCCGCAGCAGCACCAGGTGCCGGCCTACTGAGCGCGCCCGGGCCGCGCCGGACCggacccgacccgacccgacccgacccgacccggGGGGCCTGCGCCGCGCGAGGGGCGCGCACAGCGGACCGTGCCCGCTGCCCGCTGCCCGGTGCGGGGCTGTGCGGGCCCGGGACGCCTGAACTGAGCCGGGGCCCTCGGTGCGGGGACGCTGCGGACGCACGTGCGGGGCGCCGGACGGGCCCGGGGCCGTTGTCTCCCTGGCTGCGGGAGCGGAGGCCGCAAGACTCGGGAGGGGCCTCTGCCTTGCAGGGGGGCTGTGGGCGCAatggcaaagctgggggggggcgcCCTGCTCGGTCAGCCGGGACCCGTATCTCCTACCGAGCGCTCCGGCGCGGACTCCTGCCCTCGCCAGGGCTCGGACAAGCTCGGCCCCCCCGGCTCCGAGCGCATGAATCCAAGAGACTGCAGAGCTACCCAGGTTCCGCCTATGCAGAGCCGGGCCTGGGGCGGCCCCAGGCGATAAGCTCAAGTGTTCTGTTGTTTGAAGTGTTTTTGCTCTATTTATGTTTATACTGGGCCCAATGTTCCTCCCCCTTGTTCTATGCTCCACATTCCAGTGTGCAGTAAAGTCTTGTGCCAGGAGCTGTGTCGCTGTCTCTCtcgggcgggggggaagaggtggtgtaAAGCCAGCCACCAGCTCTGCCTAATCAGAGCTGGTTGGGAGTTGCTTGCTGGGTGCTGGCCTGGTTGGTGCTCCCCAAGGCAGAGGGAAGGAGGCTGCCCCCCCTTTCCTGACCTGAACTGTTGCTGCAGAAGGGAGGAGAAGCTGCACTGAGCTCCAGCTGTGGGGTGGAGGTGTCCTGTGGTCAAGCGCGCCCCCTCCTGCCCATTGTGGAGGCTACATCTGTGCACCCCCACAGGAAGAAGCTTCCTAGCTGGGTTCCCGCTGAGAGGAGGGCTTGGCCCTGGAAGTACCTATCGCAGGTGACTATCCTTGGGGGAGTGAGGGGTTTAAACAGTAACTTGGGGTGGTGTGTTCTGAAATGTTAGACACCGTAATTCGGGCAATTCCTCGTAAGGACACCTGGTCCAGTTGCAAGTCAGTGTGTTCATTTCAGgctgcctttccctgctggttagttgtggtggtggtggcggctgTTGGAGTCTTGCTGTTCTGTGAATTAATAGACAGGCCTCAAAGGGGTGACTGGGGGCAAAAAATGAACTGTCAGGTTCTTGGGT
It encodes the following:
- the LOC119848530 gene encoding basic proline-rich protein-like codes for the protein MSARGELPRLALSPPQAAAAAPGIQPPAKPRHPARLGRTRSARLHPLCTRPLEPPRTRPGPVPPAPARWSPPGLDLALSRLHPPAGAPPGLDLALSRLHPPSGSPPPGLDLALSRLHPPAGAPQDSTWPCPACTRPLGAPPRTRPGPVPPAPARWEPPPQDSTWPCPACTRPLEPPRTRPGPVPPAPARWSPPGLDLALSRLHPPSGSPPPGLDLALSRLHPPAGAPQDSTWPCPACTRPLGAPPQDSTWPCPACTRPLEPPRTRPGPVPPAPARWSPPQDSTWPCPACTRPLEPPPGLDLALSRLHPPSGSPPPRTRPGPVPPAPALWEPPPGLDLALSRLHPPSGSPPPGLDLALSRLHPPSGSPPPGLDLALSRLHPPSGSPPPDSTWPCPACTRPLGAPPQDSTWPCPACTRPLGAPPQDSTWPCPACTRPLGAPPQDSTWPCPACTRPLGAPPQDSTWPCPACTRPLGAPPQDSTWPCPACTRPLGAPPRTRPGPVPPAPALWEPPPGLDLALSRLHPPSGSPPQ
- the JUND gene encoding transcription factor jun-D, which codes for METPFYHDDVLSASAPSRGGSSSGLPRPFPGGSMMKKDGLGLSDQVVATLKAPGQPLHPLRGAAGGGGEGPALLSSAELGLLKLGSPELERLIIQSNGLVTTTPTSSQFLYPKVTASEEQEFAEGFVKALEDLHKQNQLGAGGGAAGGPPGDLPPAASLAQPPPPPPPEPPVYANLSSYPGTTVNYATETVPYPPPPGLGGAPPHPRLQPPLKDEPQIVPEVPSFGESPPLSPIDMDTQERIKAERKRLRNRIAASKCRKRKLERISRLEEKVKSLKSQNTELASTASLLREQVAQLKQKVLSHVNSGCQLLPQQHQVPAY